One Streptomyces sp. ML-6 genomic region harbors:
- the fsxC gene encoding FxsC protein codes for MPRVRVLTQDGGRVHAMTQQRAADHRPYFFLSYAHTPGYGGGTDPDMWVERLFKDLCDHVLAMTDLPAGAPAGFIDREIRSGEGWSERLGEVLATCRVFVPLFSPRYFASEMCGKEWYAFAQRAIHYRARSNQPAEAIVPALWVPVPPSQLPGPAERLQFNHRDFGDRYVSDGLYGLIKLRLFAEEYERAVYELAKRIVNVADTIRIGTGRPVDYRLAPSAFGPPNSVAGGPRPMQVTIAAPTRHDLPEGRMADYYGDNPQDWNPYHPHTTRPLAYVAEDLVRSLNYQATISSFDEEVGHGEGKQPPSRPEILLVDRWALQDEDRRRRLAAFDAEDRPWVTMVVPWSREDRQSMAAEAELTEKLERTMPTKMRQGRAYCRAAARGVPSMEAFGQILPQVVEVAAQQYLRHAAVYPPATGGGHSERTRLLGPMAQMNHIPETHDPATDAEDTDDGRS; via the coding sequence ATGCCTCGGGTGCGGGTGCTCACACAGGACGGGGGTCGTGTGCACGCGATGACGCAGCAGCGAGCGGCGGACCATCGGCCGTACTTCTTCTTGAGTTATGCCCACACACCGGGGTACGGCGGTGGAACGGACCCCGACATGTGGGTCGAACGCCTCTTCAAGGATCTCTGTGACCATGTGCTGGCCATGACGGATCTGCCCGCGGGCGCGCCCGCCGGGTTCATCGACCGGGAAATACGCTCCGGCGAGGGCTGGTCGGAGCGGCTCGGCGAAGTGCTCGCCACCTGCCGGGTGTTCGTTCCGCTGTTCTCGCCGCGTTACTTCGCCAGTGAGATGTGCGGCAAGGAGTGGTACGCCTTCGCGCAGCGCGCCATCCACTACCGGGCCCGCTCCAACCAGCCGGCCGAGGCGATCGTCCCGGCCCTCTGGGTGCCCGTGCCGCCGAGCCAGCTCCCCGGCCCGGCCGAGCGGTTGCAGTTCAACCACCGTGATTTCGGGGACCGTTACGTCAGCGACGGGCTCTACGGCCTCATCAAGCTCAGGCTCTTCGCCGAGGAGTACGAGCGCGCGGTGTACGAGCTCGCCAAGCGCATCGTCAACGTCGCCGACACCATAAGGATCGGCACCGGGCGCCCGGTCGACTACCGACTGGCCCCCAGTGCCTTCGGCCCGCCCAACAGCGTGGCCGGCGGACCCCGCCCCATGCAGGTGACCATCGCCGCACCCACCCGGCACGACCTGCCCGAGGGACGCATGGCCGACTACTACGGCGACAACCCGCAGGACTGGAACCCCTACCACCCCCACACCACCCGCCCGCTGGCCTATGTCGCCGAGGACCTGGTGCGTTCCCTCAACTACCAGGCCACCATCTCCTCGTTCGACGAGGAGGTGGGACACGGCGAGGGCAAGCAGCCGCCCAGCAGGCCCGAGATCCTGCTCGTCGACCGCTGGGCCCTGCAGGACGAGGACCGGCGCAGGAGGCTCGCCGCCTTCGACGCCGAGGACCGCCCCTGGGTCACGATGGTCGTGCCGTGGAGCCGCGAGGACCGGCAGAGCATGGCGGCCGAGGCCGAGCTGACCGAGAAGCTCGAACGGACCATGCCGACCAAGATGCGCCAGGGACGCGCCTACTGCCGCGCCGCGGCCAGGGGCGTGCCCAGCATGGAGGCGTTCGGGCAGATCCTGCCGCAGGTGGTCGAGGTGGCGGCCCAGCAGTACCTGAGGCACGCGGCGGTGTACCCACCCGCCACCGGTGGCGGACACAGCGAACGGACGAGGTTGCTGGGACCGATGGCACAGATGAACCACATCCCCGAGACACACGACCCTGCGACGGATGCGGAGGACACGGATGACGGCCGGTCGTGA
- a CDS encoding phospholipase encodes MRRRFAAPLAAVALSLPLVLLPAASASAAPADKPQVLSSWTQTSLSSYNAWKSARANQSAWAAYGFDWSTDYCSSSPDNPFGFPFQTACARHDFGYRNYKAAGAFSANKSRIDSAFYADLKRVCAAYTGAKLTACNSTAWTYYHAVDIFGVAPMKTA; translated from the coding sequence ATGCGTCGTCGATTCGCCGCTCCGCTCGCCGCGGTGGCCCTGTCGCTCCCGCTCGTCCTGCTCCCCGCCGCGTCCGCCTCGGCCGCCCCCGCGGACAAGCCCCAGGTCCTCAGCTCCTGGACCCAGACGAGCCTGTCCAGCTACAACGCCTGGAAATCCGCCCGCGCCAACCAGAGCGCCTGGGCCGCGTACGGCTTCGACTGGTCGACGGACTACTGCAGCAGCTCCCCCGACAACCCCTTCGGCTTCCCCTTCCAGACCGCCTGCGCCCGCCACGACTTCGGCTACCGCAACTACAAGGCCGCCGGCGCCTTCTCCGCCAACAAGTCCCGCATAGACTCCGCGTTCTACGCGGACCTCAAGCGCGTGTGCGCCGCCTACACCGGCGCGAAGCTCACCGCGTGCAACAGCACCGCGTGGACGTATTACCACGCCGTGGACATCTTCGGCGTGGCGCCGATGAAGACCGCCTGA
- a CDS encoding alpha/beta fold hydrolase, producing MRSRVRARDGRQLVVERLGDPRGRPVFLMHGMPGSRLGPAPRGMVLYQRKTQLITYDRPGYGDSDRLPGRCVADAVEDVRAIADHLGIERFAVVGRSGGAPHALACAALMPDRVTRTAALVGLAPRDADGLDWFEGMAASNVLAYSTAAADPDGLAESFISRSAVIRKNPVRLIDDLRQDLTDSDRMVVNDAGVRTMLLRNYREALRTSAWGWIDDAIAFSSPWGFDPADIPGPVLLWHGEKDVFTPVGHSRWLAGRIPNSTVVVEPAAAHFDALHALPNILNWLLEPAAL from the coding sequence GTGCGTAGTCGGGTGCGCGCGAGGGACGGGCGGCAGCTGGTGGTGGAGCGCCTGGGGGATCCCCGGGGCAGGCCGGTCTTCCTGATGCACGGAATGCCCGGCAGCAGACTCGGCCCCGCTCCACGCGGCATGGTGCTGTACCAGCGCAAGACCCAGCTGATCACCTACGACCGGCCGGGCTACGGCGACTCCGACCGGCTTCCGGGCCGCTGCGTCGCCGACGCCGTCGAGGACGTGCGGGCCATCGCGGACCACCTCGGCATCGAACGGTTCGCCGTGGTGGGGCGGTCCGGCGGCGCCCCGCACGCCCTGGCCTGCGCGGCGCTGATGCCCGACCGGGTGACCCGTACGGCCGCCCTGGTCGGTCTGGCGCCCCGGGACGCCGATGGGCTCGACTGGTTCGAGGGGATGGCCGCGTCCAACGTGCTGGCCTATTCCACGGCGGCGGCCGATCCGGACGGACTCGCGGAATCGTTCATCTCCCGGTCCGCGGTCATCAGGAAAAACCCCGTCCGGCTCATCGACGACCTGCGCCAGGACCTGACCGACTCCGACCGCATGGTGGTCAACGACGCCGGAGTCCGCACCATGCTGCTGCGCAACTACCGTGAAGCACTGCGCACTTCGGCCTGGGGCTGGATCGACGACGCGATCGCCTTCAGCAGCCCGTGGGGCTTCGATCCCGCCGACATCCCCGGTCCGGTGCTGCTGTGGCACGGTGAGAAAGACGTGTTCACACCGGTGGGCCACTCCCGCTGGCTGGCCGGGCGCATCCCGAACTCCACCGTCGTGGTGGAACCGGCGGCCGCGCACTTCGACGCGTTGCACGCGTTGCCCAACATCCTCAACTGGCTGTTGGAGCCCGCCGCCCTCTGA
- a CDS encoding VWA-like domain-containing protein has product MPRDAPPAPDGHGTPDGPGALDLDKLFAARLQAVRVRPYLATALFALRVVESRRVPTMAVDRHWRCYVSPGFVDRTPVEELAGVWVHEVSHLLRDHHGRGDRVARERGLTGPGERLRMNIAADCEINDDVFGEGLTRPEGAVDPEILGLPPGQLMEDYLRQFRLGSHLGDLAWLDCGSGADGLEREWDLGPDGAHGLSEQEQDAVRFRVAQGITGRPGNAPKGWKRWAEEAFHPPQPWRELLGAAVRSAAAGAGAGEDYTYGRPSRRSASVPGAVLPSLRRRPPRVCVVIDTSGSVSDAELGSALLEVAAISRAVGGRRDLVTVLPCDAAARVAHPLCSAEGIPLVGGGGTDLRTGFARALRTQPRPDVVVVLTDGQTPWPTAPPACRTVVGLFPRPWDEDESPHVPVSPPAWARTVAIG; this is encoded by the coding sequence ATGCCCCGGGACGCACCCCCGGCCCCGGACGGGCACGGAACACCGGACGGGCCCGGGGCGCTGGACCTCGACAAGCTCTTCGCCGCCCGGCTGCAGGCCGTCCGGGTCCGCCCCTACCTGGCGACGGCCCTGTTCGCCCTGCGGGTCGTGGAGTCGCGGCGGGTGCCGACGATGGCCGTCGACCGGCACTGGCGGTGCTACGTCTCGCCCGGCTTCGTGGACCGGACCCCGGTGGAGGAACTGGCCGGGGTATGGGTGCACGAGGTGTCGCACCTGCTGCGCGACCACCACGGGCGCGGCGACCGGGTGGCCCGGGAACGCGGGCTGACCGGCCCCGGGGAGCGGCTGCGGATGAACATCGCCGCCGACTGCGAGATCAACGACGACGTGTTCGGGGAAGGGCTGACGCGGCCGGAGGGCGCCGTCGATCCGGAGATCCTGGGGCTCCCCCCGGGGCAGCTCATGGAGGACTACCTGCGCCAGTTCCGGCTCGGGTCGCATCTGGGGGACCTCGCCTGGCTGGACTGCGGCAGCGGTGCCGACGGGCTGGAACGGGAGTGGGACCTGGGGCCGGACGGCGCGCACGGCCTCAGCGAACAGGAGCAGGACGCGGTCCGGTTCCGGGTGGCGCAGGGCATCACCGGCCGTCCGGGGAACGCCCCGAAGGGGTGGAAGCGGTGGGCGGAGGAGGCGTTCCACCCGCCCCAGCCGTGGCGGGAGCTGCTGGGCGCGGCGGTCCGTTCGGCCGCCGCCGGGGCCGGGGCGGGCGAGGACTACACGTACGGCCGTCCGTCGCGGCGCTCGGCGAGCGTGCCCGGGGCCGTCCTGCCGAGCCTGCGGCGCAGGCCGCCCCGGGTCTGCGTGGTCATCGACACGTCCGGTTCGGTCAGCGACGCCGAACTGGGCAGCGCGCTCCTGGAGGTCGCCGCGATCTCCCGCGCCGTCGGCGGCCGCCGCGACCTGGTCACCGTCCTCCCGTGCGACGCGGCCGCCCGGGTCGCGCATCCGCTGTGCAGTGCCGAGGGGATACCGCTGGTGGGCGGCGGGGGCACGGATCTGCGCACGGGCTTCGCCAGGGCGTTGCGGACGCAGCCCCGGCCCGATGTGGTCGTGGTCCTGACCGACGGTCAGACGCCCTGGCCGACCGCTCCGCCGGCGTGCCGGACGGTGGTGGGCCTGTTCCCCCGGCCGTGGGACGAGGACGAGTCCCCCCACGTTCCGGTCTCCCCGCCCGCCTGGGCGCGCACGGTTGCCATCGGCTGA
- the fxsT gene encoding FxSxx-COOH system tetratricopeptide repeat protein: MTAGRDGRIVTFYSYKGGTGRTMALANTAWILAANGKRVLAVDWDLEAPGLHRFFHPFLDPSTLGATTGVIDLITEYAWAATSPVQRADDWHRDYARIQPHAVSLTPEALGWEFPQGGTLDFVSAGRQNREYSATVSTFDWDNFYDRLGGGHFFDALRDDMKAHYDYVLIDSRTGLSDIADICTVHLPDILVDCFTLSDQSIDGAASVARQISERYTGRPISIFPVPMRIDEGEKEKADAGRALARLKFDRLPRDLSGDELTAYWGAVEIPYRPYYAYEETLATFGDEAGLTNSLLSAFERLTAVITDQQITSMPPVGEEVRLRIRDAFTRRRPALPADLFLSYVAENRMWADWIESVLTRAGFRVVPRDVSAERDLPETAPPENATRTVVLLSSAYLKSQRAVNLWDRAVAEDPGGGRRHLLPLRVGDVRLSAPYIDRNPVDLFRLDEVHATAALLRALDRPVQLTDSVSPGPRFPGTVPRIWNAPPRNPGFTGRSLVLERMRDQLGGGMAVVLPQPQTLYGLGGVGKTQVALEYVHRFMADYDLVWWISSEQTDDVVAALAELAVRLGAQGGDDMAAASREAVDLLRRGVPSDRWLLVFDNADDPERLRRYFPQGGSGHILVTSRNQAWSQHGDALPVDVFLREESIEHLQRRAPGLSDEDAAQVATALGDLPLAVEQAAAWIAETATPIDTYLEQLAQQAPEVLALNQPAGYPEPVAATWNISIERLKERSPAAVRLLQLCAFFAPEPISGNLLYSKEMIEALKPYDASLQEKLVLGRVIREIGRFALAKVDQVSNSIQVHRLVQAVIRAQLSEQEQQDARHAVHRILAGARPDDDEPIDNPSTWPQFATIWPHLGPSDARNCKEPEARRLLIDRVRYLWKRGDFRTATTLCEDLREIWRETLGERDIQYLYLCFHLSNIYRSRGRYVEARELDEITLAVQREVLGPEHPHTYMSTSSLATDLGTLGEYTRAIELATEATEGFNQIFHESHPRTLAAANNLAFTLRSIGQYAKAREIDQDVFDRRVEVLGAEHPYSLSSAMNLARDLRDVGRYEDSVGILSRTYDSYKATLGRAFPGTLSAAKSLAVSLRRAGRLEDARRLTVATRGRYRAKYTSANPESLACDLNMAADLYAAGETTEARDTAQEVVDQYMKVPGEKHPYTLAALNNLGVYQSGSGAAEEAVQVLTRAVAAMREVYGPEHPNTLFCVMNLANATAERGDLELVLETEEKVSGQLRRVLGAHHPETLAMTSNMAVTLDALGRKDEALRLRSETAEELSRQLGDDHPMTRIARDERRFERELEPMQV; this comes from the coding sequence ATGACGGCCGGTCGTGACGGGCGCATCGTCACCTTCTACTCGTACAAGGGCGGCACCGGGCGCACCATGGCCCTGGCCAACACCGCCTGGATACTCGCCGCCAACGGCAAACGGGTACTGGCCGTCGACTGGGACCTGGAGGCGCCGGGGCTCCACCGGTTCTTCCACCCCTTCCTCGACCCGTCCACCCTCGGTGCCACCACCGGCGTCATCGACCTGATCACCGAGTACGCGTGGGCCGCGACCAGTCCCGTCCAGCGCGCCGACGACTGGCACCGGGACTACGCCCGCATCCAGCCGCACGCCGTCTCCCTCACCCCCGAGGCCCTCGGCTGGGAGTTCCCGCAGGGCGGCACCCTGGACTTCGTGTCCGCCGGGCGGCAGAACCGCGAGTACTCCGCGACCGTCTCCACCTTCGACTGGGACAACTTCTACGACCGGCTCGGCGGCGGCCACTTCTTCGACGCCCTGCGCGACGACATGAAGGCCCACTACGACTACGTCCTCATCGACAGCCGTACCGGCCTCAGCGACATCGCCGACATCTGCACCGTCCACCTCCCCGACATCCTCGTCGACTGCTTCACGCTCAGCGACCAGTCCATCGACGGCGCCGCCTCCGTGGCCCGGCAGATCTCCGAGCGCTACACCGGCCGCCCCATCTCCATCTTCCCCGTCCCGATGCGCATCGACGAGGGCGAGAAGGAGAAGGCGGACGCCGGACGCGCCCTGGCCCGGCTGAAGTTCGACCGGCTGCCGCGCGACCTGTCCGGGGACGAACTCACCGCCTACTGGGGCGCGGTGGAGATCCCGTACCGCCCCTACTACGCGTACGAGGAGACCCTCGCGACCTTCGGCGACGAGGCCGGTCTCACCAACTCGCTGCTCTCCGCCTTCGAACGGCTCACCGCCGTCATCACCGACCAGCAGATCACCTCGATGCCGCCGGTAGGCGAAGAGGTGCGGCTGCGCATCCGGGACGCCTTCACCCGGCGCAGGCCGGCCCTGCCCGCCGACCTCTTCCTCAGCTACGTGGCGGAGAACCGGATGTGGGCCGACTGGATCGAGTCCGTGCTCACCAGGGCCGGGTTCCGCGTCGTCCCGCGCGACGTGTCCGCCGAACGGGACCTCCCGGAGACGGCACCCCCGGAGAACGCGACCCGCACCGTGGTGCTGCTCTCCAGCGCCTACCTCAAGTCCCAGCGCGCGGTGAACCTCTGGGACCGGGCCGTCGCGGAGGACCCCGGCGGCGGCCGGCGCCACCTGCTGCCGCTCAGGGTCGGCGACGTGCGCCTGTCCGCGCCCTACATCGACCGCAACCCCGTCGACCTCTTCCGGCTCGACGAGGTGCACGCCACCGCCGCCCTGCTGCGCGCCCTGGACCGGCCCGTGCAGCTCACCGACTCGGTGTCGCCCGGACCGCGCTTCCCCGGCACCGTCCCCCGGATCTGGAACGCGCCGCCGCGCAACCCCGGCTTCACCGGCCGGTCCCTGGTCCTGGAGCGGATGCGCGACCAGCTCGGCGGCGGCATGGCCGTGGTGCTGCCGCAGCCGCAGACGCTGTACGGGCTCGGCGGCGTCGGCAAGACCCAGGTCGCCCTGGAGTACGTGCACCGGTTCATGGCGGACTACGACCTGGTCTGGTGGATATCTTCCGAGCAGACCGACGACGTGGTGGCCGCGCTGGCCGAACTCGCGGTCCGGCTGGGCGCCCAGGGCGGCGACGACATGGCGGCGGCCTCCCGGGAGGCGGTCGACCTGCTGCGGCGCGGGGTGCCGTCGGACCGCTGGCTGCTGGTCTTCGACAACGCCGACGATCCCGAACGGCTCCGGCGCTACTTCCCGCAGGGCGGGTCCGGCCACATCCTGGTCACCTCGCGCAACCAGGCGTGGTCCCAGCACGGGGACGCGCTGCCCGTCGACGTCTTCCTGCGCGAGGAGTCCATCGAGCACCTCCAGCGCCGGGCTCCCGGGCTGAGCGACGAGGACGCCGCCCAGGTGGCCACCGCCCTCGGCGACCTGCCGCTGGCCGTCGAGCAGGCGGCGGCCTGGATCGCGGAGACCGCCACCCCGATCGACACCTATCTGGAGCAGCTGGCCCAACAGGCCCCCGAGGTCCTGGCGCTCAACCAGCCGGCCGGTTACCCGGAGCCGGTCGCCGCGACCTGGAACATCTCCATCGAACGGCTCAAGGAGCGCTCGCCCGCCGCGGTGCGGCTGCTCCAGCTCTGCGCCTTCTTCGCCCCCGAGCCCATCTCGGGGAACCTCCTGTACAGCAAGGAGATGATCGAGGCGCTGAAGCCGTACGACGCCTCGCTCCAGGAGAAACTGGTGCTGGGCCGGGTCATCCGGGAGATCGGCCGGTTCGCCCTCGCCAAGGTCGACCAGGTCTCCAACTCCATCCAGGTGCACCGGCTCGTCCAGGCGGTCATCCGGGCGCAGCTCAGCGAGCAGGAGCAGCAGGACGCCCGGCACGCCGTGCACCGCATCCTGGCGGGCGCCCGGCCCGACGACGACGAGCCGATCGACAACCCCTCGACCTGGCCGCAGTTCGCCACCATCTGGCCGCACCTCGGCCCGTCCGACGCGCGCAACTGCAAGGAGCCCGAGGCCCGCAGGCTGCTGATCGACCGGGTCCGCTACCTCTGGAAGCGCGGTGACTTCAGGACCGCCACCACGCTCTGCGAGGACCTGCGCGAGATCTGGCGGGAGACGCTGGGGGAGCGGGACATCCAGTACCTCTACCTCTGCTTCCACCTCTCCAACATCTACCGCTCGCGCGGCCGTTACGTGGAGGCCCGGGAGCTCGACGAGATCACCCTGGCGGTGCAGCGGGAGGTCCTGGGCCCGGAGCACCCGCACACGTACATGAGCACCAGCAGCCTGGCGACGGACCTGGGCACGCTCGGCGAGTACACCAGGGCGATCGAGCTGGCCACCGAAGCCACCGAGGGGTTCAACCAGATCTTCCACGAATCGCACCCGAGGACCCTGGCCGCGGCCAACAACCTGGCGTTCACCCTGCGCTCCATCGGGCAGTACGCCAAGGCCCGCGAGATCGACCAGGACGTCTTCGACCGGCGCGTGGAGGTGCTCGGCGCGGAACACCCCTACAGCCTCTCCTCGGCCATGAACCTGGCCCGGGACCTGCGGGACGTCGGGCGGTACGAGGACTCGGTCGGCATCCTCAGCCGTACGTACGACAGCTACAAGGCCACTCTGGGCCGGGCCTTCCCCGGCACGCTGAGCGCGGCGAAGAGCCTGGCCGTGTCGCTGCGCCGGGCGGGCAGGCTGGAGGACGCCCGCCGGCTGACGGTGGCCACCCGGGGCAGGTACCGGGCCAAGTACACCTCGGCCAACCCGGAGTCGCTGGCCTGCGACCTCAACATGGCGGCCGACCTGTACGCGGCCGGCGAGACGACCGAGGCCAGGGACACCGCGCAGGAGGTCGTCGACCAGTACATGAAGGTGCCGGGGGAGAAGCACCCGTACACCCTGGCCGCGCTGAACAACCTCGGTGTCTACCAGTCGGGCAGTGGCGCGGCGGAGGAGGCGGTGCAGGTACTGACCCGGGCCGTCGCCGCGATGCGCGAGGTGTACGGGCCGGAGCATCCCAACACCCTGTTCTGCGTGATGAACCTGGCCAACGCGACAGCGGAGAGAGGCGATCTCGAACTGGTCCTGGAGACCGAGGAGAAGGTGTCCGGGCAGCTCCGCCGGGTCCTGGGGGCGCACCATCCGGAGACCCTGGCCATGACGTCCAACATGGCGGTCACGCTCGACGCGCTGGGCCGCAAGGACGAGGCGCTGCGGCTGAGGAGCGAGACGGCCGAGGAGTTGTCCCGGCAGCTCGGCGACGACCACCCGATGACCCGGATCGCCCGGGACGAGCGCAGGTTCGAGCGCGAGCTGGAACCGATGCAGGTGTGA
- a CDS encoding MoxR family ATPase, with product MPVVGDRASQLDIADELTALLSETTTEPRADSRLEALTLAVAADLPVLLWGQPGIGKTAALTRLAESLDLPLTTVIASVHEPSDFSGLPVVGDDPAEQGVPMAPPDWAVRLVRAGRGLLFLDELSTAPPAVQAALLRLVLERRVGALRLPSGVRIVAAANPRSSAADGWELSPPLANRFVHLQWTHDHEVVVRGLGGTWPRATLPRLDPGRLSQAVDFARRAVCGLLTARPALVHRLPSGETHRGGAWPSPRSWDMTLRLIAFATAADSSRDALSLLVRGTVGDGPGLELLAALDRMDLPDPETLLADPAGAELPERGDLRQAALDGAVAAVRNRPDKSRWDAAWALLVRALEDGAPDVVVVPATTLASLRQEDWDVPESIERLAGVVSLSRRADRAAARTADRAAAAAKAGR from the coding sequence ATGCCCGTCGTCGGGGACCGTGCCTCCCAGCTCGACATCGCCGACGAACTGACGGCCCTGCTGAGCGAGACCACCACCGAACCCCGCGCCGACAGCCGGCTGGAGGCCCTGACCCTGGCCGTGGCCGCCGATCTGCCCGTGCTCCTGTGGGGTCAGCCCGGCATCGGCAAGACCGCCGCCCTCACCCGGCTCGCCGAGTCCCTGGACCTTCCGCTGACCACGGTCATCGCCAGCGTGCACGAGCCGTCCGACTTCTCGGGGCTGCCCGTCGTCGGGGACGATCCCGCGGAACAGGGTGTCCCGATGGCGCCGCCGGACTGGGCGGTGCGCCTGGTCAGGGCCGGCCGGGGGCTGCTGTTCCTGGACGAACTGTCCACCGCGCCCCCGGCCGTCCAGGCCGCCCTGCTCCGCCTCGTGCTGGAACGGCGGGTCGGCGCCCTGCGACTGCCTTCCGGGGTACGGATCGTGGCCGCGGCCAATCCGCGTTCCTCGGCGGCCGACGGCTGGGAGCTGAGCCCGCCGCTGGCCAACCGGTTCGTGCACCTCCAGTGGACGCACGACCACGAGGTGGTGGTGCGCGGCCTCGGCGGGACCTGGCCCCGGGCGACGCTGCCGCGGCTCGACCCCGGGCGGCTGTCGCAGGCCGTGGACTTCGCCCGTCGCGCGGTGTGCGGGCTCCTCACCGCCCGTCCCGCGCTCGTGCACCGGCTGCCCAGTGGCGAGACGCACCGGGGCGGGGCCTGGCCGTCGCCCCGCAGCTGGGACATGACCCTGCGTCTGATCGCGTTCGCGACCGCGGCCGACTCCTCCAGGGACGCGCTCTCCCTGCTGGTCAGGGGCACCGTGGGGGACGGTCCGGGGCTGGAGCTGCTGGCGGCCCTGGACCGGATGGACCTGCCGGACCCCGAGACGCTCCTCGCCGACCCGGCGGGGGCCGAGCTGCCCGAACGGGGGGACCTGCGCCAGGCCGCGCTCGACGGCGCGGTGGCGGCGGTCCGCAACCGCCCGGACAAGTCCCGCTGGGACGCGGCGTGGGCGCTCCTGGTCCGGGCGCTGGAGGACGGGGCCCCGGACGTGGTGGTCGTCCCCGCGACCACGCTCGCCTCGTTGCGCCAGGAGGACTGGGACGTTCCGGAGTCGATCGAACGGCTCGCCGGAGTGGTCTCCCTGTCCCGCCGGGCGGACCGGGCGGCGGCGCGGACGGCGGACCGGGCCGCGGCAGCCGCGAAGGCCGGCCGATGA